Proteins encoded together in one Bradyrhizobium sp. CB82 window:
- a CDS encoding DUF1850 domain-containing protein, giving the protein MAAAPAGCGRGGVSLCLASAGAVKALALTAFTLVWTHSIEKVDWQEDWRVSPAGLELVQARVKGSGAGMEPPPEARLVDGWFQWRPKRAPMQEVVLGNSGAAGEWRLCSEGKCRTLSEIFGHPIGAGVTTMKVCNNP; this is encoded by the coding sequence ATGGCGGCAGCGCCCGCCGGCTGCGGTCGAGGCGGTGTGAGCCTCTGCCTCGCATCAGCGGGAGCCGTGAAGGCGCTGGCGCTCACGGCCTTCACGCTCGTGTGGACGCATTCGATCGAGAAGGTCGACTGGCAGGAAGACTGGCGCGTCTCGCCGGCCGGCCTCGAGCTCGTGCAGGCGCGCGTCAAAGGCTCCGGCGCCGGCATGGAGCCGCCACCCGAGGCGCGGCTGGTGGACGGCTGGTTTCAATGGCGGCCGAAGCGGGCGCCGATGCAAGAGGTCGTGCTCGGCAATTCCGGCGCGGCGGGCGAGTGGCGGTTGTGCAGCGAGGGAAAATGCCGGACCTTGTCGGAGATTTTCGGTCATCCGATCGGTGCTGGTGTCACCACGATGAAGGTCTGCAACAATCCGTAG
- a CDS encoding glucose 1-dehydrogenase produces MDRLKGKVAMVVGAGSIGPGWGNGKATAVTFAREGASVFCVDRNATAAEETAKIITSEGGKAVAFTADVARASDIEAMVEACLKAYGRIDVLDNNVGIAEMGSVVEVAEESWDRVFTVNLKSAYLTMKQVIPVMAKQGGGSIINISSIASIRHMGLSYVTYGTSKAAMNMMTRTTAVEFARHHVRVNAILPGLMKTPMVEHSAGLAASYAKGDVEAMWRARDAQVPMGHMGDAWDVANAALFLASDESKYVTGIELIVDGGITCKSGA; encoded by the coding sequence ATGGATCGGCTCAAGGGCAAGGTTGCGATGGTGGTCGGCGCCGGCTCGATCGGCCCGGGCTGGGGCAACGGCAAGGCGACCGCGGTGACCTTTGCGCGCGAGGGCGCGTCGGTATTCTGCGTCGACCGCAACGCTACCGCTGCCGAGGAAACCGCGAAGATCATCACGAGCGAGGGCGGCAAGGCGGTCGCTTTCACCGCCGACGTTGCGCGCGCGAGCGACATCGAGGCGATGGTCGAGGCGTGCCTCAAGGCCTATGGCCGCATCGACGTGCTCGACAACAATGTCGGCATCGCCGAGATGGGCAGCGTGGTCGAGGTGGCCGAGGAGAGCTGGGACCGCGTCTTCACCGTCAACCTCAAGAGCGCCTATCTCACCATGAAGCAGGTGATTCCGGTGATGGCAAAGCAGGGCGGCGGCTCGATCATCAACATCTCGTCGATAGCCTCGATCCGCCACATGGGCCTTTCCTACGTCACCTACGGCACTTCGAAGGCCGCGATGAACATGATGACGCGCACCACGGCAGTCGAATTCGCGCGCCACCATGTCCGTGTCAACGCGATCCTGCCCGGCCTGATGAAGACGCCGATGGTCGAGCATTCCGCGGGGCTCGCCGCCAGCTATGCCAAGGGCGATGTGGAGGCGATGTGGCGCGCCCGCGACGCCCAGGTGCCGATGGGCCACATGGGCGACGCCTGGGACGTCGCCAACGCCGCGCTGTTTTTGGCTTCCGACGAGTCGAAATACGTGACCGGCATCGAGCTCATCGTCGACGGCGGTATCAC